The following is a genomic window from Amycolatopsis acidiphila.
GTGCAGGCCACGGCGCACATCACAGGGATGCGTGGTGGTGTCCGTGGCGATCATCGCCGCGAAGTCGTCGAGCAGTGCGATGTACCGCTCGACTCCCGCTACCGGGCGACGGTTGAGCACCCGGTAGCCGTGCGCGCCGTACACCGCGATCTCCGCGACAGTGGGCTCGACCGCCAGTCGCATGGACATCGTCGCGGTGCTGGACGCACCGCCCTCATGGGCGAACACGAGATGCCACAGGTCCTCGGGCGACCGGTGCGCGCTGACGACCTCGGTGATCGGGCCGAGCGCGGCGTCGAGCAGATCCACCACGTGGGGTCCGACATCGGCCAGCGCGCCTTCTTCGTGCCGCCAGGCCGACGCGCTGTACGGGCCGGCGAGCAGCGCGCCCGACAACCAGCGGACGCCACCGCCGGCCCAGCCGCCCACGGCCGCGAGGTCGTCGAGCCATTCCCGCGTCTCGACCGCGTACCGCAGCGTGAACATCACGAGGCTCGCGACCTCGGCGGTGAGCACGGCGTCGGTGAGCCGTTCCGCGGATTCGACGTCCGG
Proteins encoded in this region:
- a CDS encoding Gfo/Idh/MocA family protein — protein: MDDQLRVGLVGAGPWASKVHAPGLADHPGTTLSTVWARRPEAARELAEAHGASVSESVEELLGQVDAVAFAVPPAVQAELAIEAVRAGKHVILEKPIAPDVESAERLTDAVLTAEVASLVMFTLRYAVETREWLDDLAAVGGWAGGGVRWLSGALLAGPYSASAWRHEEGALADVGPHVVDLLDAALGPITEVVSAHRSPEDLWHLVFAHEGGASSTATMSMRLAVEPTVAEIAVYGAHGYRVLNRRPVAGVERYIALLDDFAAMIATDTTTHPCDVRRGLHVQRILAQGRRAAAG